CGGACCGAGTCCGTGAAGGCCACCGTGGTCAGCGCGACGAGCGGCCCTGCGGTCACCTACACGATCAGCATCGCCGCGAAGACGACGCTCGGGCCGTTCACCCTCGTGCTCGCGGTGTCCGCGGTGAGCGCCGAAATCCTGGGGATCCAATGACCATCTCGCTTGCCTCGCTCATCCTCGAAGAGACCCGCGCGGCGATCTACAACTACGCGCTGGGCATCGCGACGAGCATCGGGCTCCCTGTCACGTCGTGGCAGGTGGGCGACCCCACGCGCTCGCTCTATCACGTGCTCTCGGCGAAGCTCGAGGCGCTCGAGGCGAACGTCGCCGGCTACATCCGCAGCGGCTTCCTAGACCACTCCGAGGACGTGTGGCTCAAAGTCAACGCCGAGCAGACGTACGGCGTGATCGTGCCCGATCCGACGTACGCCGAGACGACGGTCACGCTGACCAACTCGAGCACGACGAACGAGTACATCATCGACGCGGGAGACCTGACCTTCGCGTCCTCGATCACGGGCAAGACGTACCGGAACACCACGGGCGGCACGCTCGCGCTCGGCCCCGCGACCACACTCGCCGTGACGGTGGTGGCCGACGAGGCGGGCTCGGCGAGCTCGGCGGGGGCCGCGGAGATCACGCGCCTGGTCACCTCCCTCGACGGCGTGACGTGCACGAACGCGACGGCCGCCGTGGGCATCGACGAGCAGGACGAGAGCGTCACGAAACAGCAGTGCAAGGACATGCAGGACGCGACGTCGCCCGACGGCGCGCGAGGCGCCTACGCGTACTTCGCGCGGAATCCGGACTACGGCGGGACGTCGGCGATCACGCGCGTTCGCACCTACGGCGACAGCACCACGGGCAACGTGACCGTGTACCTCGCGGGCCCCTCGGGCGGCTCCTCGGCGGCCGACGTGGCCCTTGCGCAGCTCGCGATCGTGACGTGGTGCCTCCCGCTCTGCATCACCCTCGTGGCCGCCGCGGCGTCGAACGTGACCATCGCGGTCACGTACGAGCTTTGGCTGTACAAGTCGTGCAACAAAACCGTCGCCGAGGTGCGCACGACGGTCGAGACCGCGCTCGGGGTGCTCTTCTCGGCGCGCCCGATCGGCGGCGACGTCGTGGCGCCTGCGACGACGGGCAAGATCTACCAGTCCGACATCCTGGCCACGATCGTGAAGGCGATCCCCGAGGGCTTCCGCGCCTCGGTGACCGTCCCGAGCGGGGACACGTCGCTCACCAACGGACAAGTCGCGATGCTCGGCACCGTCACGGGGGCCA
This genomic window from Myxococcales bacterium contains:
- a CDS encoding baseplate J/gp47 family protein; this translates as MTISLASLILEETRAAIYNYALGIATSIGLPVTSWQVGDPTRSLYHVLSAKLEALEANVAGYIRSGFLDHSEDVWLKVNAEQTYGVIVPDPTYAETTVTLTNSSTTNEYIIDAGDLTFASSITGKTYRNTTGGTLALGPATTLAVTVVADEAGSASSAGAAEITRLVTSLDGVTCTNATAAVGIDEQDESVTKQQCKDMQDATSPDGARGAYAYFARNPDYGGTSAITRVRTYGDSTTGNVTVYLAGPSGGSSAADVALAQLAIVTWCLPLCITLVAAAASNVTIAVTYELWLYKSCNKTVAEVRTTVETALGVLFSARPIGGDVVAPATTGKIYQSDILATIVKAIPEGFRASVTVPSGDTSLTNGQVAMLGTVTGAIHLEDDPV